One genomic segment of Buchnera aphidicola (Chaitoregma tattakana) includes these proteins:
- the pfkA gene encoding 6-phosphofructokinase: MIKKIGVLTSGGDAPGMNAAIRGVVITGIKLGIEMFGIKNGFLGLYENRIQKLNVLNVSNIINKGGTFLGTSRFPKFKKKVNRIIAIKNLQKKNIDALVVIGGDGSYVGAQKLSSMGLSCVSIPSTIDNDIVGTDYTIGYYTALETIVKSIDKIRDTSYSHNRIAIVEIMGRKCGHLTLLSSIAAGCEFLIIPETKIEKEKIVINIMKKLNKNKKSFIIVITENLYNVKNLAKYIEKKTKKETRATILGHVQRGGSPVVYDRVLATRMSSYAVKILIHGWSGRCIGIRNEKIVHSDIEKSLNKRKKNSTQYWLNLSKKLC; encoded by the coding sequence ATGATAAAAAAGATTGGAGTACTAACTAGCGGGGGTGATGCGCCTGGAATGAATGCTGCAATAAGAGGGGTAGTTATTACAGGTATAAAATTAGGAATAGAAATGTTTGGAATAAAAAATGGATTTTTAGGTTTATATGAAAATAGAATACAAAAGCTAAATGTTTTGAACGTATCTAATATAATTAACAAAGGTGGTACATTTTTAGGGACATCTAGATTTCCTAAATTTAAAAAAAAAGTTAATAGAATTATTGCTATAAAAAATTTACAAAAAAAAAATATAGATGCATTGGTTGTAATAGGAGGAGATGGATCATATGTGGGAGCACAAAAACTAAGTAGTATGGGGCTTTCTTGCGTTAGTATTCCGAGCACTATTGATAACGATATAGTAGGTACAGATTATACTATAGGATATTACACTGCATTAGAAACAATAGTGAAATCTATAGACAAAATAAGGGATACGTCATATTCTCATAATAGAATTGCCATAGTAGAAATTATGGGAAGAAAATGTGGGCACCTTACTCTATTATCATCTATAGCTGCAGGTTGTGAATTTTTAATAATTCCTGAAACAAAAATAGAAAAAGAAAAGATTGTAATAAATATAATGAAAAAACTAAATAAAAATAAAAAGAGTTTCATAATAGTCATTACAGAAAATTTATATAATGTAAAAAATTTAGCAAAATACATTGAAAAAAAAACTAAAAAAGAAACTAGAGCAACAATTTTAGGACATGTGCAAAGAGGAGGATCACCAGTTGTTTATGATAGAGTTTTAGCAACAAGAATGAGTTCTTATGCAGTCAAAATATTAATACATGGATGGTCTGGAAGATGCATAGGTATACGAAATGAAAAAATTGTACATAGTGATATAGAAAAATCTTTGAATAAAAGAAAGAAAAATTCAACACAATATTGGTTGAATTTATCTAAAAAATTATGTTAA
- the tpiA gene encoding triose-phosphate isomerase, with amino-acid sequence MLILGNWKLNGNKNILNDFFLELDFLCKKFQIKNDISISPPIIYLSQAYRILKENKIKVTLTSQNVDIHIKGSFTGETSINMLKDLNVKYVIVGHSERRVYHKEDNKIISSKFHIVKEHNLTPVLCVGEVIKDNVNKSKMFIKSQIDTILNNLGVESFRKSIIAYEPIWAIGSNTTADPNYVNEIHFFIKEYISDKDIFFKKNRILVQYGGSVSEQNINNFINKKYIDGFLIGGASLSIKTFFPIIKILETF; translated from the coding sequence ATGTTAATATTGGGAAATTGGAAATTAAATGGAAATAAGAATATATTGAATGATTTTTTTTTAGAGTTAGATTTTTTATGCAAAAAATTTCAAATAAAAAATGATATTTCTATATCTCCTCCTATAATATACTTGAGCCAAGCATATAGAATTTTAAAAGAGAATAAAATAAAAGTTACTCTAACATCACAGAATGTTGATATTCATATCAAAGGATCTTTTACAGGTGAAACTTCTATTAATATGTTGAAGGATTTAAATGTTAAATATGTTATAGTTGGTCATTCTGAAAGGAGAGTATATCATAAAGAAGACAATAAAATTATATCGTCTAAGTTTCACATTGTTAAAGAACATAATTTAACACCTGTATTATGTGTAGGTGAAGTAATAAAAGATAATGTTAATAAATCTAAAATGTTTATTAAAAGTCAAATTGATACTATTTTAAACAATTTAGGAGTTGAATCTTTTAGAAAATCTATAATTGCTTATGAGCCAATATGGGCTATAGGATCTAATACTACAGCTGATCCTAATTATGTAAATGAAATTCATTTTTTCATAAAAGAATATATTAGCGATAAAGATATTTTTTTTAAAAAAAATAGAATTTTAGTGCAATATGGAGGATCTGTTTCAGAACAAAACATAAATAATTTCATTAATAAAAAATATATAGATGGATTTCTAATAGGAGGAGCATCTCTAAGTATAAAAACCTTTTTCCCTATAATAAAAATTTTAGAAACTTTTTAA